In one window of Rhodoglobus vestalii DNA:
- a CDS encoding FHA domain-containing protein FhaB/FipA: protein MSELTLLLLRVAFLAIMWGFIFAIVYALRSDLFGEKVRRMPVQSSTPRAAPSAPAAAQPTRPAPPAPAVGNSLDATRLVIVSGSKEGLEISLPEEQLTIGRSSESGLVIRDDYTSTHHARLLRWADSWVVQDLDSTNGTFLAGQRVSVPTPIPLNTPIKIGTTSFELRR, encoded by the coding sequence GTGAGTGAACTCACCCTCCTTCTGCTGCGCGTTGCCTTCCTCGCCATCATGTGGGGCTTCATCTTCGCTATCGTCTACGCGCTGCGCTCCGACCTCTTCGGAGAAAAAGTGCGCCGGATGCCCGTGCAAAGCTCCACGCCAAGGGCCGCGCCCTCAGCACCAGCCGCCGCACAGCCCACCCGCCCCGCGCCACCGGCTCCCGCCGTCGGCAACTCCCTCGACGCCACACGTCTCGTAATTGTGTCTGGCTCGAAAGAGGGCTTAGAGATTTCGTTGCCCGAGGAACAACTAACGATTGGTCGCTCAAGCGAATCTGGGCTTGTTATTCGTGACGACTACACCTCAACCCATCACGCACGTTTGTTGCGGTGGGCAGACAGCTGGGTTGTTCAGGACCTTGATTCCACCAACGGCACCTTTTTGGCGGGCCAGCGTGTGAGTGTACCAACACCAATTCCATTGAATACGCCGATCAAGATTGGCACAACCAGCTTCGAACTGCGACGGTAA
- a CDS encoding Stp1/IreP family PP2C-type Ser/Thr phosphatase, with the protein MANSGNSAAASHVGKIRSNNQDSAYAGTHLFVVADGMGGHAGGDVASAITIKHLAEADHPYSTPEDAAQVLHDTLLAANQMLSNTVIEHNELTGMGTTVSGMVRVGDKLAIAHIGDSRIYLLRDGTMSQITHDHTFVQRLVESGRITPEEAAVHPRRSVLMRVLGDVDASPEIDTEVLDTKPGDRWLLCSDGLSGFVNDDKIAAMLRRVTDVTLATDRLIQASLDQGAPDNVTVVLVDIVDEEASSHEPPIMVGSAASPLSFEPPAPKKPPRLPSLLLHPLKATTPDDAHFEPESDEYYQAIIREDRRRVRRRRISWIAFITIAVTAITAGLIGGYQYTQQQYYVGADNGQVTIYQGVQQTIGPISLSQVYQISDVRVVDLPLYRRASVENTINARDLEDALRIVRMLTDARIR; encoded by the coding sequence ATGGCCAATTCGGGCAACAGTGCCGCCGCATCCCATGTGGGTAAGATTCGCTCCAACAATCAGGACAGTGCCTACGCTGGCACCCACCTTTTTGTGGTCGCCGACGGCATGGGGGGTCATGCCGGTGGTGACGTTGCTTCCGCGATTACGATCAAACATCTTGCCGAAGCCGACCACCCCTACTCCACCCCCGAAGACGCCGCGCAAGTTCTGCACGACACCCTGCTCGCCGCCAACCAGATGCTCTCCAACACCGTAATTGAGCACAACGAGCTCACCGGTATGGGAACGACAGTGAGTGGTATGGTTCGCGTGGGCGACAAACTGGCCATAGCCCATATTGGTGATTCCCGCATCTATCTACTGCGTGACGGCACGATGAGCCAGATCACGCACGATCACACATTTGTGCAGCGGTTGGTCGAAAGCGGCCGCATCACCCCCGAAGAGGCAGCCGTGCATCCGCGTCGGTCAGTGCTGATGCGGGTTTTGGGTGACGTCGATGCGTCACCAGAGATCGATACCGAAGTGCTTGACACTAAGCCGGGCGACCGCTGGCTGTTGTGCTCTGATGGGCTGAGCGGTTTCGTCAACGACGACAAGATTGCTGCCATGCTGCGTCGGGTCACCGATGTCACGCTCGCAACCGATCGACTCATCCAGGCAAGCCTCGATCAGGGTGCCCCCGACAATGTCACCGTAGTGTTGGTCGATATCGTCGATGAAGAAGCGTCGTCGCATGAGCCTCCCATCATGGTGGGTTCGGCAGCGTCACCGCTCTCCTTTGAGCCTCCCGCCCCCAAAAAGCCGCCGCGCCTTCCGAGTCTCCTCCTGCATCCCCTTAAAGCCACAACGCCAGACGATGCGCATTTTGAGCCCGAATCTGATGAGTACTATCAGGCGATCATTCGGGAGGACCGCCGCCGAGTTCGTCGCCGCCGCATCTCGTGGATCGCGTTCATCACGATCGCGGTTACCGCAATCACTGCGGGTCTCATCGGCGGCTACCAGTACACCCAGCAGCAGTATTACGTGGGTGCCGACAATGGTCAGGTCACCATCTATCAGGGTGTCCAGCAGACCATCGGGCCGATTTCGCTGTCACAGGTCTACCAAATCAGCGATGTGCGCGTTGTCGACCTGCCGCTGTACCGCCGCGCCAGTGTCGAGAACACCATTAATGCGCGCGACCTCGAAGATGCCCTCCGCATAGTGAGAATGTTGACTGATGCCCGCATCCGCTAG
- a CDS encoding FtsW/RodA/SpoVE family cell cycle protein, whose product MPASASPDVRASASAGPRTMTESIRLRLRVPARLRNLELALVIVAIAINLGSIALVQLGAIGRLGFTVLGLSALLGVLVFAMHTTLRVTARDADPLILPIITVLNGLGIAMIYRLDLAEEATGWSSGGIRQITWTAIAIVIAMAVLLIIKNHRVLQRYRYIAMFSGIALLLLPLAPVIGATRFGARLWVEIGAFSFQPGELAKIALAVFFAGYLVSARDSLSMVGRRVLGMTFPRARDLGPIIVVFVASMLVLIFQRDMGTALLYFGLFLVMIYVATGRASWILLGMAMFLGGAYVASRFLTYISGRIDAWLDPFNPDVYDATGGSYQLVQGLFGLADGGLIGTGLGRGSPQITPLAESDYIISALGEELGLIGIFAILALYLLFVSRGFRIGFAGQDDFGRLLGVGLAFVIALQVFVVIGGVTRVIPLTGLTTPFLAAGGSSLVANWIIAALLLRLSDTVRHQPQLVIEPSIDNRLVVGQ is encoded by the coding sequence ATGCCCGCATCCGCTAGCCCCGACGTTCGCGCCTCGGCTTCGGCCGGCCCGCGAACAATGACTGAAAGCATCCGCCTCAGGTTGCGGGTGCCCGCCCGGCTGCGCAATCTTGAACTTGCGCTGGTAATTGTGGCGATCGCCATCAATCTGGGCTCGATCGCCCTCGTTCAATTGGGTGCAATCGGGCGACTAGGTTTCACTGTGCTTGGGCTTTCTGCACTGCTCGGTGTTCTAGTTTTTGCGATGCACACCACTCTGCGGGTGACTGCTCGGGATGCTGATCCGCTGATCCTGCCGATTATCACCGTTCTCAATGGGCTGGGAATCGCCATGATTTACCGCCTCGATCTCGCCGAAGAGGCGACGGGCTGGTCGAGCGGCGGCATCCGTCAAATTACTTGGACGGCGATTGCCATTGTCATTGCGATGGCCGTTCTGCTGATCATCAAGAATCACCGTGTGCTGCAGCGGTATCGCTACATTGCAATGTTTAGCGGCATCGCGCTGCTTCTGCTGCCCCTGGCTCCCGTGATCGGAGCAACCCGCTTCGGTGCTCGCCTGTGGGTCGAGATTGGCGCGTTCTCTTTCCAGCCGGGCGAACTCGCCAAAATCGCGCTTGCCGTGTTCTTCGCCGGCTATCTGGTATCGGCGCGTGACTCGCTCTCGATGGTTGGCCGCAGGGTGCTCGGCATGACCTTCCCGCGGGCCCGCGATCTCGGCCCCATCATTGTTGTGTTTGTGGCGTCCATGCTCGTGCTGATCTTCCAGCGCGACATGGGTACAGCGCTGCTCTACTTCGGTCTCTTCCTTGTGATGATCTATGTCGCCACGGGCCGCGCCAGCTGGATCCTGCTCGGCATGGCCATGTTTTTGGGAGGCGCGTATGTTGCCAGCCGCTTCCTCACCTACATCTCCGGCCGCATCGACGCCTGGCTCGATCCTTTCAACCCGGATGTCTACGACGCCACGGGCGGTAGCTACCAGCTGGTGCAGGGTCTGTTTGGTCTCGCCGATGGAGGGCTCATTGGCACCGGTCTCGGGCGCGGCAGCCCCCAGATCACTCCCCTCGCCGAAAGCGACTACATCATCTCGGCACTCGGGGAAGAGTTGGGTCTGATTGGTATTTTTGCCATTCTGGCGCTGTACCTTTTGTTTGTTTCTCGTGGATTCCGCATCGGCTTTGCCGGTCAAGATGACTTCGGTCGCCTGCTCGGTGTCGGACTCGCCTTTGTGATCGCATTGCAGGTTTTTGTGGTGATCGGCGGTGTCACGCGCGTGATTCCGCTGACCGGCCTCACGACACCATTCCTTGCCGCCGGTGGTTCATCACTGGTTGCTAACTGGATCATTGCGGCACTGCTGCTGCGGCTTTCAGATACGGTGCGCCACCAGCCGCAACTTGTCATCGAACCATCGATTGACAACCGATTGGTGGTGGGTCAATGA
- a CDS encoding peptidoglycan D,D-transpeptidase FtsI family protein — protein MNRELKRVSTVVLLMFVSLFISSSVIQVVTADSLQADGRNVRTLYASYSAERGPILVNGEPIALSQPADDEFKFLRVYPQGELYAPITGYLTLNQGNTGIESALNDYLSGSSNDQFFDQVNAILTGQKPTGAAVELTIDPVIQQAAWDALGDYTGAVVAIKPKTGEIIAMVSKPTFDPNELAVHNTGAVIDTYERLLNDPSEPLFNRTLAGPLNPPGSTFKLVAAAAALESGNYTAESAFPNPAELQLPESTFKISNANSGTCGPGNTATIATAVRLSCNIPMAELGDALGASVIREQANKFGFNESVSVPLESTPSVYPRALDRPQTMLSAFGQSSVRASPLQMAMVSMAIANSGTLMQPNLVESVVASDLTTIQSFEPTVFSQAISPQTAAALTAIMVAGVNNGAASSARIDGVEVAGKTGTAENGQGEPYTLWFTGFAPANDPEVVVAVVVEDGGGLGQSGTSSGISAPIGRQVLEAVLNK, from the coding sequence ATGAACCGCGAACTCAAACGGGTGAGCACTGTTGTGTTACTCATGTTTGTGAGCTTGTTCATTTCGAGTTCTGTTATTCAGGTCGTTACTGCCGATAGCCTGCAGGCGGATGGTCGAAATGTGCGCACACTTTATGCAAGCTACTCGGCCGAACGTGGCCCGATTCTCGTCAACGGCGAACCCATCGCTCTGTCGCAGCCCGCTGATGACGAGTTCAAGTTTTTGCGGGTCTACCCCCAGGGTGAGCTTTACGCTCCCATCACCGGCTACCTCACTCTCAACCAGGGAAATACTGGAATCGAGAGCGCGCTCAACGACTATTTGAGTGGCTCCTCCAACGATCAGTTCTTCGATCAGGTGAACGCGATTCTTACCGGCCAGAAGCCTACGGGGGCCGCAGTTGAGCTCACCATTGACCCCGTCATCCAGCAGGCGGCATGGGATGCTCTCGGTGACTACACTGGCGCGGTCGTCGCGATCAAGCCCAAGACTGGCGAGATTATTGCCATGGTGTCGAAACCGACGTTTGATCCCAACGAGTTAGCAGTGCATAACACCGGGGCTGTGATCGACACCTACGAGCGCCTACTCAATGATCCGAGCGAGCCGCTCTTCAACCGAACACTGGCTGGACCGCTGAATCCCCCCGGCTCCACCTTCAAGCTTGTCGCGGCTGCCGCGGCCCTTGAGAGCGGCAATTACACCGCCGAGAGTGCTTTTCCGAACCCTGCAGAGTTGCAGTTGCCCGAGAGCACCTTCAAGATCAGCAACGCTAACAGCGGCACGTGTGGCCCTGGCAACACGGCGACGATCGCCACCGCCGTGCGACTCTCGTGCAACATTCCTATGGCTGAGTTGGGCGACGCGCTGGGTGCGAGCGTGATCCGCGAGCAGGCCAACAAGTTTGGTTTCAATGAGAGCGTCTCCGTGCCTCTTGAGTCCACTCCGAGCGTTTACCCCCGCGCGCTTGATCGCCCGCAGACGATGCTCTCCGCATTCGGTCAGTCGAGCGTTCGCGCATCTCCGCTGCAGATGGCGATGGTGTCGATGGCGATCGCCAACAGTGGCACCCTGATGCAACCGAACCTGGTTGAGAGCGTCGTTGCCTCCGATCTCACAACGATTCAGTCCTTCGAACCGACCGTGTTTAGTCAGGCGATCAGCCCGCAAACCGCCGCCGCACTCACCGCAATAATGGTGGCTGGGGTCAATAACGGTGCCGCGAGCAGTGCCAGAATAGACGGGGTTGAGGTTGCAGGTAAGACCGGCACGGCAGAGAACGGGCAAGGGGAACCTTACACGTTGTGGTTCACTGGATTCGCGCCGGCAAATGATCCAGAAGTTGTCGTTGCGGTAGTTGTTGAAGATGGTGGCGGGCTTGGACAGTCCGGTACCTCCAGCGGCATCTCCGCACCAATTGGGCGTCAAGTACTAGAGGCGGTGCTAAACAAATGA
- a CDS encoding protein kinase domain-containing protein has product MRPTSGLTFGGRYQLSSRVAIGGMGEVWQATDLVIGRTVAIKILKDEYLGDPGFLERFRAEARHAALVNHEGIANVFDYGEEEGSAYLVMELVPGEALSAIIERERVLAPDRVLDMVAQTAAALQAAHAAGLVHRDIKPGNLLITPEGRVKITDFGIARIADQVPLTATGQVMGTVQYLSPEQASGHPASPTTDIYSLGVVAYEALAGRRPFTGESQVAIAMAQINETPPELPVTVSEPVRNLVYACLAKSPGDRPASASHLSRAAQSLRRGDIAAAATAVPGILGDDSHAATVGLNYGNATQATRILNTAGATGATDTQTLDETKKRNPWTWPIVALISLLAVVLIGAIIALLLPTGDQAPVDTATGTSTSSSPPPSSPPPTPPTPTTVELTEAELLNRTQAAVEDILTEKGLVLAAEVGRAAESAEQVGTSYSAAPVGNVRKGETITVYFFDRVAATPTPTRPQANSLQPNGPYAADAIVTVRWAPYQGCPPGHPLSGFNFLIQGGPDSGTSVQDPNSSGFDIQLPATSGESTTISYSALCTDMESPLSEPVTVTIP; this is encoded by the coding sequence ATGAGACCAACCAGCGGGCTCACTTTCGGGGGCAGATACCAACTTTCCAGTCGCGTAGCGATTGGCGGAATGGGCGAGGTGTGGCAAGCCACAGACCTCGTGATCGGGCGAACGGTTGCGATCAAAATCCTCAAAGATGAGTACCTCGGGGACCCGGGGTTCTTAGAGCGTTTCCGTGCTGAAGCACGCCACGCTGCGCTGGTCAACCACGAAGGCATCGCCAACGTCTTCGACTACGGAGAAGAAGAGGGCAGCGCCTACCTCGTCATGGAGCTCGTTCCCGGTGAAGCACTCAGTGCCATCATCGAACGCGAACGCGTCCTCGCCCCCGATCGTGTTCTCGACATGGTCGCGCAAACTGCCGCCGCACTTCAGGCAGCTCATGCCGCCGGACTTGTGCACCGAGACATCAAGCCGGGAAACCTGCTAATCACTCCCGAAGGCCGCGTGAAGATCACCGACTTCGGCATCGCTCGCATTGCCGACCAGGTGCCACTAACTGCGACCGGTCAGGTCATGGGAACAGTGCAGTACCTGTCGCCCGAGCAGGCCAGCGGGCATCCCGCCTCACCCACAACCGATATTTACTCCCTCGGTGTCGTAGCCTACGAAGCTCTCGCCGGTCGACGCCCGTTCACTGGCGAATCGCAAGTGGCGATCGCAATGGCCCAGATTAACGAGACTCCACCCGAGCTGCCGGTGACCGTCTCGGAACCGGTGCGCAACCTTGTCTATGCCTGCCTCGCCAAGTCCCCGGGCGATCGTCCAGCATCCGCCTCACACCTCTCTCGTGCAGCGCAGTCATTGCGCCGCGGAGATATTGCTGCGGCGGCCACGGCTGTTCCCGGAATTCTGGGAGACGACTCTCACGCCGCCACCGTTGGCCTGAACTATGGCAACGCCACCCAGGCCACCCGCATCCTCAATACCGCGGGTGCAACCGGGGCTACCGACACCCAAACGCTCGACGAAACCAAGAAACGTAACCCGTGGACCTGGCCCATCGTTGCGCTCATCTCACTTCTTGCCGTTGTACTGATTGGTGCGATCATTGCGCTCCTGCTCCCGACGGGCGACCAAGCACCCGTTGACACGGCTACGGGCACATCCACGTCCAGTTCGCCGCCCCCAAGTTCGCCGCCCCCCACGCCCCCCACGCCGACGACCGTCGAACTAACCGAGGCAGAACTGCTCAATCGCACGCAGGCTGCGGTCGAAGACATCCTCACAGAAAAGGGCCTCGTGCTTGCCGCCGAAGTGGGCCGCGCTGCCGAATCCGCCGAACAGGTAGGCACTTCATACAGTGCGGCACCCGTGGGTAACGTCAGAAAGGGTGAGACCATCACGGTGTACTTCTTCGATCGGGTCGCGGCCACCCCCACACCCACACGACCTCAAGCGAACTCACTCCAACCGAATGGCCCGTACGCAGCTGACGCCATTGTGACTGTGCGGTGGGCGCCCTATCAGGGATGTCCCCCCGGTCACCCTCTCTCGGGCTTCAACTTCCTCATTCAAGGGGGCCCGGACTCGGGCACCTCCGTACAGGATCCCAACAGCTCAGGGTTTGATATTCAACTTCCTGCCACCTCGGGCGAGAGCACGACGATCTCCTACAGTGCGCTGTGCACCGACATGGAATCGCCGCTATCAGAACCCGTCACCGTAACCATTCCGTGA